AACACCAGTCATCAATATATTAGTTTTCATTTTTTACATAAGACCTTTCTTTAATTGCATCAAACTTGCATAACGATGTGCATAATGAGCAGCCTGTACACAATGTTTCATCAATATTAGCCTTGGGTTGTTTTTTATCAAAGGAAATTGCTGGACAACCTAATTTCAGACATGCTTTACAACCTGTACAATTTTTACTTTCTATATAGTAAGGATTTGATATGATATCTCTATCTACATAAATACATGATCTATTTGTCACAATAAGACTAAGTTCATCCTTTTCAGTCTCTTCTTTTAGTACCTCAATACACCTATCTAACTCCATAGGGTTTACTACTTTTATGTTCTTAACCCCAATTGCTTCAGCTAATTTTACAAAATCAATTTTATTTGATTTTTCTTTTTTCAGTGTTATTCCAGTTGACGGACTATCTTGATGGCCAGTCATTGCTGTTGTTCTATTATCTAAAATAATGATTGTTGAACAGCTTTTGTTGTACGCGCAGTTAATTAGTCCATTTATACCTGTGTGAAAAAAAGTTGAATCGCCAATAACAGCAACTGTCTTTCTATCTATTTTATTATCTTCTATTTTGTTTGATTTGTCTATCCCATGAGCCATTGATATGCTAGCTCCCATACATATGCAAGAGTGTATAGCATTTAATGGCTTTAAATAACCTAGTGTATAACAACCTATATCACCTGTTACAAATAATTTTAGTTTATTTATCGCGTAAAATATACCCCTGTGAGAGCATCCTGGACAGAGATTTGGAGGTCTTGTTGGGATATCCAACTTTATTCTTTCTTTTTGCTTTTTTCTAAATATTTCTTTTACTCTATCTGGGCTTAATTCACCACAATATGATCTAACAACACTTTTAATTCTACAACCACTAGCCTTTAATTCTTTTTCTAAGACAGGATCTAATTCCTCTATACAATAAACATCTTTGATAGATGAGATAAACTTCTTTATACTTTTTATAGGCAGAGGATAGACAATTGCAAGTTTAAATATTGAGGCATTTGGAAATGTTTCTTTA
The Deferribacterota bacterium genome window above contains:
- the iorA gene encoding indolepyruvate ferredoxin oxidoreductase subunit alpha, encoding MTYKLLSGNEAFARGAYEADVKVVSSYPGTPSTEITEHISKYSDIYAEWATNEKVALEVAIGASLAGKRALTCMKHVGLNVAADPLMTVSYTGVNAGLVIVVCDDPGMYSSQNEQDSRHYGHISKLPILEPSDSSEAKNFVKEAFEISEKFLCPVIVRSTTRISHSKSRVTLDDKLNLENRSLEINPEKWVMVPANAIMRHQIVEERMLKLEDFSENFHLHKIEYNSKEIGFICSGIVYQYIKETFPNASIFKLAIVYPLPIKSIKKFISSIKDVYCIEELDPVLEKELKASGCRIKSVVRSYCGELSPDRVKEIFRKKQKERIKLDIPTRPPNLCPGCSHRGIFYAINKLKLFVTGDIGCYTLGYLKPLNAIHSCICMGASISMAHGIDKSNKIEDNKIDRKTVAVIGDSTFFHTGINGLINCAYNKSCSTIIILDNRTTAMTGHQDSPSTGITLKKEKSNKIDFVKLAEAIGVKNIKVVNPMELDRCIEVLKEETEKDELSLIVTNRSCIYVDRDIISNPYYIESKNCTGCKACLKLGCPAISFDKKQPKANIDETLCTGCSLCTSLCKFDAIKERSYVKNEN